A single Tenacibaculum sp. Bg11-29 DNA region contains:
- a CDS encoding HAD family hydrolase, giving the protein MEKSYKEILPQIDTFIFDVDGVLTNGIVTVFPNGELVRQMNIKDGYALKAAVKAGFRVCIISGGKNEGVRTRLANLGITDIYLGAHDKIKQFNEILENYNLNPENIAYMGDDIPDYPVMKLVGMPCCPNDAVREIQQVSKYISDKNGGEGCARDILEQVMRVQGKWNGNFDAKYD; this is encoded by the coding sequence ATGGAAAAAAGTTATAAAGAAATACTACCACAAATAGATACTTTTATTTTTGATGTAGACGGTGTTTTAACAAACGGAATTGTTACCGTTTTTCCGAATGGCGAATTAGTCCGTCAAATGAATATTAAAGATGGTTACGCTTTAAAAGCCGCTGTAAAAGCTGGTTTTAGAGTTTGTATTATTTCTGGCGGAAAAAATGAAGGTGTTCGTACTCGTTTAGCTAACTTAGGAATTACCGATATTTACTTAGGAGCTCATGATAAAATTAAACAGTTTAATGAGATCTTAGAAAACTATAACCTAAACCCTGAAAACATTGCATATATGGGCGATGATATTCCTGATTACCCTGTAATGAAATTAGTTGGTATGCCTTGTTGCCCTAACGATGCTGTTAGAGAAATTCAGCAAGTATCGAAATATATTTCTGATAAAAATGGCGGTGAAGGTTGTGCCCGCGATATTTTAGAACAAGTAATGCGTGTTCAAGGAAAATGGAATGGCAATTTTGATGCTAAATACGATTAA
- a CDS encoding Rossmann-like and DUF2520 domain-containing protein: MIRVAIIGGGNVATHLAKAFSKTKDVSLVQMYARNNQQIKHLKQLVETTNNLDLLATADVYIIAISDDAIAKVSEKLTKKNGFVVHTSGSASLSALKNNGRKGVFYPLQSFSKDKEVDFNEIPFCLEAENKEDFKTLEKLAKSIGKNIYAINSKQRKSLHAAAVFVNNFTNHMYKMGADICEEHQVPFEVLHPLIKETAQKITTLSPEESQTGPAKRNDQETIQNHLTLLTKEQQKIYQLITKSIQNNGKKL, from the coding sequence ATGATTAGAGTAGCCATTATTGGGGGCGGTAACGTAGCAACACACCTAGCAAAAGCTTTTAGTAAAACTAAAGATGTTTCTTTAGTACAAATGTATGCTCGCAATAATCAGCAAATTAAACATTTAAAGCAACTCGTTGAAACCACAAATAATTTAGATTTATTAGCAACTGCCGATGTTTATATTATTGCTATTTCTGATGATGCTATTGCTAAAGTTTCAGAAAAACTTACTAAAAAAAATGGTTTTGTGGTACATACCTCTGGTAGTGCTTCTTTAAGCGCCTTAAAAAACAACGGAAGAAAAGGTGTTTTTTATCCATTACAAAGTTTTTCGAAAGACAAAGAAGTTGATTTTAATGAAATTCCGTTTTGCTTAGAAGCAGAAAATAAGGAAGATTTTAAAACTTTAGAAAAGCTAGCAAAATCAATCGGAAAAAATATTTACGCTATTAATTCTAAACAACGAAAAAGTTTACATGCAGCTGCCGTTTTTGTAAATAACTTTACCAATCACATGTATAAAATGGGTGCCGATATTTGTGAAGAACATCAAGTACCTTTTGAAGTTTTACATCCGTTAATTAAAGAAACAGCTCAAAAAATAACAACGTTAAGTCCAGAAGAGTCACAAACAGGTCCTGCAAAAAGAAACGACCAAGAAACGATTCAAAACCACTTAACATTACTAACGAAAGAACAACAAAAAATTTATCAACTCATTACAAAATCAATCCAAAATAATGGAAAAAAGTTATAA
- a CDS encoding MATE family efflux transporter — MTDYNKTSKQTIFSLFKDAILGKQQDFTKGSLRKAVFMLAIPMILEMLMESIFALVDIIYVSRVSVNAVATVGLTESVLTLVYAVAIGLSMAATALIARRTGEKDAKGANENAVQVIILGVFISILISIIGILFPKEILGLMGGKPDLIAEGFGYTQVLLGGNITVMLLFLINAIFRGAGNASIAMWTLILSNGLNIILDPIFIFGLGPIPAYGVEGAAIATTIGRGTAVVSQLLVLFYGAGKIKIAVKDLGIKVKVMLNLIKVSLGGIGQFLIGTSSWVFLMRIISEFGSEVLAGYTIAIRIMMFTLMPAWGMSNAAATLVGQNLGAKQPERAEKSVWITSKYCAYFMGIVSVIYIFFAPTFLSWFSENPSVVENGALCLQIIAAGYIAYAYGMVVIQSFNGSGDTKTPTYINFVCFWLFQLPFAYIMAITLNFGPIGVFLAITLAEVLIAILGIWLFKKGKWKTVTV, encoded by the coding sequence ATGACTGATTACAATAAAACTTCAAAACAAACAATATTTTCACTTTTTAAAGACGCTATTTTAGGTAAGCAGCAAGATTTTACAAAGGGAAGCCTACGTAAGGCTGTTTTTATGTTGGCTATACCAATGATTTTAGAAATGTTAATGGAATCTATCTTTGCTTTGGTAGATATTATTTATGTATCTAGAGTAAGCGTAAATGCTGTGGCAACAGTTGGTTTAACAGAATCTGTTTTAACCTTGGTGTATGCAGTAGCCATTGGTTTAAGTATGGCGGCAACGGCTTTAATTGCTCGAAGAACAGGAGAGAAAGATGCTAAAGGCGCAAATGAGAATGCAGTACAGGTTATAATTTTAGGTGTTTTTATTTCAATATTAATTAGTATTATAGGAATACTGTTTCCGAAAGAAATTTTAGGATTAATGGGAGGGAAGCCCGATTTAATAGCAGAAGGATTTGGCTATACTCAGGTTTTATTAGGAGGAAACATAACGGTAATGCTACTTTTTTTAATTAATGCCATTTTTAGAGGAGCCGGAAATGCTTCTATTGCAATGTGGACATTAATTTTATCGAATGGTTTAAATATTATTTTAGATCCTATTTTTATTTTTGGTTTAGGGCCAATTCCTGCTTATGGAGTAGAGGGAGCAGCTATTGCAACAACAATTGGTAGGGGTACCGCTGTAGTTTCGCAATTATTGGTGTTGTTTTATGGCGCCGGAAAAATTAAAATAGCAGTAAAAGATTTAGGTATTAAGGTAAAGGTAATGCTAAATTTAATAAAGGTTTCTTTAGGTGGAATAGGGCAGTTCTTAATAGGTACCTCTAGTTGGGTGTTTTTAATGCGTATTATTTCAGAATTTGGTAGCGAAGTATTGGCAGGTTACACAATTGCTATACGTATTATGATGTTTACTCTAATGCCTGCTTGGGGTATGAGTAATGCAGCGGCAACTTTGGTTGGTCAAAACTTAGGTGCCAAACAACCCGAAAGAGCAGAAAAATCGGTTTGGATAACCAGTAAATACTGTGCGTACTTTATGGGAATAGTATCTGTAATTTACATCTTTTTTGCACCAACTTTTTTAAGTTGGTTTTCTGAAAACCCGAGCGTGGTTGAAAACGGAGCTTTGTGTTTGCAGATTATTGCTGCTGGTTACATTGCGTATGCTTACGGTATGGTGGTAATTCAATCATTTAACGGTTCAGGAGATACTAAAACGCCAACATATATAAATTTTGTGTGTTTTTGGTTGTTTCAATTGCCATTTGCATACATTATGGCAATCACATTAAATTTTGGACCAATAGGTGTTTTTTTAGCCATAACATTAGCTGAGGTGCTAATTGCTATTCTAGGAATTTGGCTGTTTAAAAAAGGAAAATGGAAAACGGTAACGGTTTAA
- the bshB1 gene encoding bacillithiol biosynthesis deacetylase BshB1 translates to MKLDILAFGAHPDDVELGCAGTIAKEISSGSKVGIVDLTRGELGTRGSAELRDKEAAVAADILGVSVRENLGFADGFFKNDKEHQLAVVKMIRKYQPEIVLCNAIDDRHIDHPKGSKLVSDACFLSGLLKIETTLNGELQEKWRPKLVYHYIQWKNIEPDFVVDVTGFMNKKEASVLAYASQFFDPNSNAPETPITSKNFTDSINYRAKDLGRLIGVDYAEGFTSERYVAVENLSKLI, encoded by the coding sequence ATGAAACTAGATATATTAGCGTTTGGAGCGCATCCAGATGATGTAGAGTTAGGTTGTGCAGGTACCATTGCTAAAGAAATTTCTTCAGGAAGTAAAGTAGGTATTGTAGATTTAACAAGAGGGGAACTAGGTACGCGTGGTTCTGCAGAATTACGAGATAAAGAAGCAGCAGTGGCGGCTGATATATTAGGAGTTTCGGTACGTGAAAATTTGGGCTTTGCTGATGGTTTTTTTAAGAATGACAAAGAGCATCAATTAGCAGTTGTAAAAATGATTCGTAAGTATCAGCCAGAAATTGTGTTGTGTAACGCTATTGATGATAGGCATATTGATCATCCAAAAGGAAGTAAATTGGTTTCTGATGCTTGTTTTTTAAGTGGTTTGTTAAAAATTGAAACAACACTAAATGGCGAGTTGCAAGAAAAATGGAGACCAAAGTTGGTTTACCATTATATACAGTGGAAAAATATTGAGCCAGACTTTGTTGTTGATGTAACAGGATTTATGAATAAGAAGGAAGCATCGGTTCTAGCATACGCATCTCAGTTCTTTGATCCGAATAGTAATGCACCAGAAACACCAATTACAAGTAAGAATTTTACAGATAGTATAAATTATAGAGCAAAAGATTTAGGAAGGTTAATTGGAGTTGATTATGCAGAAGGTTTTACCTCAGAGCGTTACGTGGCAGTTGAAAATTTAAGTAAATTAATTTAG
- a CDS encoding energy transducer TonB, with protein MKKKYTILILLLSIYNLTYSQVTDNRKLEGKKIIKSFPINKSLFDEKTDGGFTVMIEKTPIFTGCESEKGNGVKSCYRKKVNEFITSNLRYPEIAKKNMIQGRVIAKYIIDKNGLISNVSVKGNEYLLDETIRLIKSFPKVTPAKQRGKSVKYEMTIPVYFKLDDK; from the coding sequence ATGAAAAAAAAATATACAATTCTAATTTTACTATTATCTATTTATAACTTAACATATTCACAAGTAACAGATAATAGAAAACTTGAAGGAAAAAAAATAATTAAATCTTTCCCGATAAATAAATCACTTTTTGATGAGAAGACAGATGGAGGGTTTACTGTAATGATTGAAAAAACACCAATATTTACAGGATGTGAATCTGAAAAAGGGAATGGTGTTAAATCTTGTTATCGTAAAAAAGTTAATGAATTTATAACTTCTAATTTAAGGTATCCTGAAATTGCTAAAAAAAATATGATTCAAGGAAGAGTAATTGCTAAATATATTATAGACAAGAACGGTTTAATAAGTAATGTTTCAGTAAAAGGAAATGAATACCTTTTAGACGAAACAATTAGACTAATAAAATCATTTCCTAAAGTTACCCCTGCAAAACAAAGAGGAAAATCGGTAAAGTATGAAATGACTATACCGGTATACTTTAAACTTGATGATAAATAA
- a CDS encoding lysophospholipid acyltransferase family protein — MKFLTFAIIYPLIWLLSRLPMRVLYIISDFFFFIMFHLIGYRKKVVESNLRIAFPNKNEAEIKKISKKFFKHFVDLIFESIKSFSISKKEINKRYKYTNPELINKYANQGRSVALIGAHQANWEWAFALPLQLNINCYGAYTKIQNSYFEKVIKDSRTKYGFDGVPTTLFNKKINERQSKDIQSLYILLSDQSPQVHKTRHWANFLNTNVPVHTGAETLAKKFNLVVINMNTTKIKRGYFETTFELISDTPNDHEDYEIADKFLKITEEHIKAQPECYLWTHKRFKHKDKYQEWLKIRKTSQK; from the coding sequence ATGAAGTTTTTAACATTCGCAATCATCTACCCACTCATCTGGCTATTGTCAAGATTACCAATGAGGGTTCTATATATTATTTCAGACTTCTTCTTCTTTATAATGTTTCACCTTATTGGATACAGAAAAAAAGTAGTTGAATCTAATTTACGAATAGCTTTTCCGAATAAAAACGAAGCTGAAATAAAAAAAATAAGCAAAAAATTCTTTAAACACTTTGTCGATTTAATTTTTGAGAGTATTAAATCATTCTCTATCAGCAAAAAAGAAATAAACAAACGCTATAAATACACAAACCCAGAGCTTATAAACAAATACGCTAATCAAGGCCGAAGCGTTGCCTTAATCGGTGCCCATCAAGCAAACTGGGAATGGGCTTTCGCACTACCACTACAATTAAACATTAATTGTTACGGTGCGTACACCAAAATACAGAACTCTTATTTTGAAAAAGTAATTAAAGACTCTAGAACAAAATATGGTTTTGACGGAGTACCTACTACTTTATTTAATAAAAAAATTAACGAACGCCAATCAAAAGATATTCAAAGTTTATATATTTTATTAAGTGATCAATCTCCTCAAGTACACAAAACAAGGCATTGGGCTAATTTTTTAAACACAAATGTACCTGTACATACAGGTGCCGAAACTTTAGCTAAAAAATTTAATTTAGTTGTTATAAACATGAATACAACAAAAATTAAGAGAGGATATTTCGAAACCACCTTCGAACTAATAAGCGACACCCCAAACGACCACGAAGATTACGAAATAGCTGATAAATTTTTAAAAATAACCGAAGAACACATAAAAGCACAACCTGAATGTTATTTATGGACACACAAACGTTTTAAACATAAAGACAAATACCAAGAATGGTTAAAAATCAGAAAAACTTCTCAAAAATAA
- a CDS encoding rhomboid family intramembrane serine protease, with amino-acid sequence MSQIILVLIVVNALVSYKGFNDTVFFDRYKFQVQKILGGDKLRMISSGFLHADWMHLGFNMYALYLFGKVGVANFGTVYFLLIYFGSLLAGSMYSLYQHKEDLYYSAIGASGAVSGVIFSAIMLYPEMRLMMLPIPIPLPGYVFGIGYLLYSIYGMKKQVGNVGHSAHLGGAVGGYLLTLVLRPSVLANNPLMIGAIGVIIVGLFLFGDKLKLNK; translated from the coding sequence ATGAGTCAAATTATTTTAGTGTTAATAGTGGTGAATGCGTTAGTTTCTTACAAAGGGTTTAATGATACTGTTTTTTTTGATCGATATAAATTTCAGGTGCAAAAAATACTTGGAGGCGATAAATTAAGAATGATATCGTCAGGTTTTTTGCATGCAGATTGGATGCATTTAGGATTTAATATGTACGCGTTGTATCTTTTTGGAAAAGTTGGAGTTGCTAATTTTGGAACTGTTTATTTTTTGTTAATTTATTTTGGAAGCTTATTAGCGGGGAGTATGTATTCTTTATATCAGCATAAAGAAGATCTTTATTATAGTGCTATTGGAGCATCAGGAGCAGTGTCGGGAGTTATTTTTTCTGCAATAATGTTGTATCCAGAGATGAGGTTAATGATGTTGCCAATTCCAATTCCTTTACCTGGTTATGTTTTTGGAATCGGTTACTTATTGTATTCAATTTACGGAATGAAAAAGCAAGTAGGTAATGTTGGGCATTCAGCACATTTAGGAGGTGCTGTTGGTGGTTACCTGTTAACATTAGTTTTAAGACCTAGTGTTTTAGCTAATAATCCTTTAATGATAGGTGCTATTGGAGTTATTATAGTTGGTTT